One window from the genome of Nicotiana sylvestris chromosome 9, ASM39365v2, whole genome shotgun sequence encodes:
- the LOC138877315 gene encoding uncharacterized protein — MEIRTERIRPNNVYVRAFDGVKMDAIREIDLILTIGPMDFEVTFQVLDMDTSYNFLLRRPWIHTAGAIPSTLHQMVKCEHEYQEIVVYGEDEKSIYRDPSVPCLESREGSEHIVYQDFEIVVADQCEEGTPCPQPFLSNASIMVSSEMIKHDYKPGKGLGASLQGIVEPITLTASENFFGVGFRATEADVKWANKCKNDGCVLPQPVPYLAKTFVNPSYIEEEKEAFMAEEIEDICEAMRSYNADLNNMTCLRTSCLDPNTLSNFEIMNQEPEYDEGSDGRRRRKKMAFTTPWGNYCYRVMPFGLKNTETTYMRAMTAIFHDIMHQEIEVYVDDVIIKSRTQDDHVRDLKKFFVRLCKYDLKLNPAKCAFGVPSGKLLWFIVSQRGIELDLTKIKFIRDLPPPRTKKEKDVVIRWTDECQDAFDKIKEYLSNPPVLVPLEPGRPLFLLDSLKYIFQKPMPTGRFAKWKILLTEFDIVYVTHMAMKAQALADQLAENPIDDVYHPLSTYFLDEEVNSV, encoded by the exons atggaaattagGACTGAAAGGATCAGACCCAACAATGTTTATGTACGTGCTTTTGATGGAGTCAAAATGGACGCGATAAGAGAGATTGATTTGATCCTAACCATCGGCCCTATGGATTTTGAAGTAACATTTCAGGTTTTGGACATGGACacctcctacaattttctcctaagaaggccttggatccatacgGCAGGGGccataccttctactctccaccaaatggttaAGTGTGAACATGAATACCAAGAAATCGTGGTCTACGGAGAGGATGAGAAATCAATCTACagggacccatcagtcccatgtctGGAGTCTAGAGAAGGTAGCGAGCACATAGTCTACCAAGATTTTGAGATTGTGGTCGCGGACCAGTGTGAGGAAGGAACCCCGTGTCCTCAACCTTTCTTGTCAAATGCGTCAATCATGGTCTCTAGTGAGATGATCAAGCATGACTACAAGCCCGGGAAAGGGCTAGgggcatctttgcaaggcattgtAGAGCCCATCACCTTGACTGCAAGTGAGAACTTCTTTGGTGTCGGTTTCCGAGCTACAGAAGCCGACGTAAAATGGGCTAATAAATGTAAGAACGATGGGTGTGTTCTGCCTCAGCCGGTCCCATATCTCGCCAAAACCTTTGTTAATCCAAGctacatagaagaagaaaaagaggccTTCATGGCTGAAGAAATTGAAGACATCTGTGAAGCAATGAG ATCTTATAAtgcggacttaaataacatgacatgcttgcggacttcatgcctagaTCCTAACACGCTGTCTAActttgaaataatgaatcaagaaccagaatatgatgaag GTTCTGATGGAAGAAGAAGACGCAAAAAGATGGCTTTCACCACACCTTGGGGTAATtactgttacagggtcatgccatttggtttgaagaacactgagacaacttacatgagagctatgactgcCATCTTTCACGATATAATGcaccaggaaattgaggtgtatgtggatgatgtgatcattaaatcaAGAACCCAAGATGACCATGTGcgggatctgaagaagttctttgTGCGTCTATGTAAGTATGATTTGAAATTAAATCCAGCTAAATGtgcattcggagttccatctggaaaacttTTGTGGTTTATAGTCAGTCAgaggggcatcgagctagatctAACAAAGATAAAGTTTATTCGAGATTTGCCCCCTCCGAGAActaagaaagag aaagatgtagtgattagatggacagatgagtgtcaggacgctttcgacaaaatcaaagaatatctgtcgaatcctCCAGTGTTGGTTCCACTCGAGCCTGGAAGGCCTTTGTTCCT ATTGGATTcattgaagtacatattccaaaagccgatgcccacaggaaggtttgCGAAATGGAAAATCCTGCTCaccgagtttgacatagtctacgtcACCCACATGGCAATGAAAGCTCAAGCCTTGGCAGATCAGCTAGCTGAGAATCCAATTGATGATGTATATCATCCTTTGAGTACCTACTTTCTGGATGAGGAAGTAAATTCAGTTTAA